The segment ACCGTCGCCAGGAGGCGCATAGCCTTGAAGGATCGGGAACCCATCGCCGTTCGCGGGTATCGCAACGGGCTCTACATCACGATCGACGACTCCATCCCTGAGTCTGAGCTCGCTGAGCGCATCATGGCGCGGTTGGAGGTACTCGGCTCCTTTATTAAAGGTGCCGGAGTCATGCTGGAGGTCGGAACGCGCACGCTGGACGATGACGCCCTGCGCACGCTGCAGAAGCTCTTCCAGCGACAGTACGGCATGACCATCAGCCAGTTGATCGCCGGCAGCGACACGACGCGGCACGCTGCGGAAATCCTCCGCATCCGCGCCGTCCCCACCCTCGTGCGCCGTGGAGGGGAAGAGGACGAACCCCCGAGCCGCAACGCGAATACCGTCACCGTCCGGAGCACGCTCCGATCTGGAGCCCTGGAACGATATCTGGAAGGCAACATCCTCGTCATCGGCGATGTCAATCCGGGCGCCGAAGTGATCGCATCCGGTGATATCATCGTGCTCGGCACACTGCGAGGCGTCGTGCACGCCGGCGCCATGGGCGATGAGAACGCCGTCGTCATCGCCCTGAATCTGCTTGCCACGCAGCTCCGCATCGCGCACTGCATCGCCAGGTCTCCCGAGGGAACGCGACGGACAGCCGGTTTCCACCCGGAAATGGCGCTCGTCGAGCAAGGGCAGATCGTCGTTAGACCGTTTACCGGGGCATCCGGATTGAGTGAGTCATAGCTGGAACCTCAGGAGGCATTCGGTCCATGGGACGTCCTATCGTCGTAACTTCGGGTAAGGGCGGCGTCGGAAAGACGACGACGGTCGCCAACCTGGGCACATCTCTCGCACTGATGGGCAAGAAAGTCGCCATCGTCGACGCGGACATCGGGCTGCGAAACCTCGACGTGGTGATGGGTCTCGAGAGCCGCGTCGTCTTCACGTCGATGGATGTGATGGACGGCAAGTGCGACCTCTCGAAAGCTCTCATCCGCGATAAGCGCTGCGAAAACCTGTCGATCTTGGCGGCGGCGCAGAACCGCAACAAGAACGACATCCACCCCGAGCAGATGCAGAAGCTCGTCAAGCAGCTCGCCGACGAGTTCGACTTCGTCTTCATCGATTGCCCGGCGGGAATCGAGCAGGGGTTCGACAACGCGCTCGCCGGAGCCCAAGAAGCCATCGTCATCGTCACTCCCGAAGTATCGTCGATCCGCGACGCGGACCGCGTCATCGGGTTGGTT is part of the Candidatus Poribacteria bacterium genome and harbors:
- the minC gene encoding septum site-determining protein MinC; this encodes MKDREPIAVRGYRNGLYITIDDSIPESELAERIMARLEVLGSFIKGAGVMLEVGTRTLDDDALRTLQKLFQRQYGMTISQLIAGSDTTRHAAEILRIRAVPTLVRRGGEEDEPPSRNANTVTVRSTLRSGALERYLEGNILVIGDVNPGAEVIASGDIIVLGTLRGVVHAGAMGDENAVVIALNLLATQLRIAHCIARSPEGTRRTAGFHPEMALVEQGQIVVRPFTGASGLSES
- the minD gene encoding septum site-determining protein MinD gives rise to the protein MGRPIVVTSGKGGVGKTTTVANLGTSLALMGKKVAIVDADIGLRNLDVVMGLESRVVFTSMDVMDGKCDLSKALIRDKRCENLSILAAAQNRNKNDIHPEQMQKLVKQLADEFDFVFIDCPAGIEQGFDNALAGAQEAIVIVTPEVSSIRDADRVIGLVQSRGIADPVYIINRLAQQMVERGEMLGRTDIQEILAIKLLGVIPEDMGVVGSTNRGTPLALEGVRPAATAYQRISRRLLGEEVPIPEFRNESALARFWKMLVGRA